The sequence ctttttttgtcacatattctgtttttttgttttgttttttaccttcaGGGCAGAGCTGCTGAGATTGTTACTAACCTGCTTCTCAGAGGCCATGTACCTGCCTCCTTCACCCGACAACAGCGTCCTCAACCCCTGGGTCACGTTCTTCTGCTCCACAGAGAATAGGTAACAGGCTTTTATATGGTCATCCATTTGGGAATAAACATGGCCACATACAGTTGGATCTTTTTAAATTAGAATGTCATTAAAGACTTCatgtattttaattcaaaactTGAAACTCATGATTTAGATTCAGCACACTCAGATTGATGTTTTTCCAAGTGCTGATTTCTAAATTTGCtgtttatggcttacagctaatgaaaacccaaattcagtttctctaaAATTTACAACATTAAACTAGagacctgcaagcagctttgaaggccctcgcacccctcagcgcaactcgggctgtggagcgaccgcaggagcctggcatcgcctcctacacgccacatacaatgacaccgcgtcacttaaacacgtcgccagtaggtggcactttgagcaacatgtcatattatcttcggtcatgcagagtttcagtctggcaaaaagcattcaaaagttcgagtaaatctgaccttccagatggaagctgcactcacttgtttgtttgtgggtggggctaaaacgacatcatcaattgactgtgtcaaaatgtccatcattaactcatgatcatgtatactacatttcaagtggatccgatgatgtatgagggagatatagcccttgaagtgtcctagggggcgctattgatccaaatttaaatgtaatccaatagagctgtttgggggctgacaaagatcaagaatattcagtttggagtgaatcggatcatgcatgtgtaatttagaggcaaacgtatggccgtggcgtgacatcataaTACGgcacgccatcatagccacactctccagctaaagcagtcagtactggtgactgtctaagaccatcatgttatctgttacttgggacagtttcacattgattaggtgaagaacatcaaacactgattctgtaaaggaaaacgggacACTTTCTGTTGTCAAGGGGCGgtgcttcgatgatgtcagcatctgatcagtgaatattgttgaggtctagaggcagatcaatcccagaaggtttcatttgtctgtgactttccttgtaggagctatatcaatgtaGTGTTTAATggcaagaagtcatattttgaggcgtggccacgcccacacgctttcatgtataaaaaagcttttgataacttttgatccccaatcccttaagagtatactgagtgattttcaagtctctaagtcaaaagctgtaggaggagttcgctcagatatgcgggttaaaaacggccaaaacagggtcaaaatggcaacttcaatccaaaatggccgacttcctgtggggtttggaccaatgctccaagagacttttttgtaggtcctaagAAGTGACATATGTGTACcgaatttcacaatcctctgtCAAAGCATgtcttggggctgattttttgaaatattctagggggcgctgtggacgaattaggccacgcccaccgaatatgtcatcagatctttgtgggggactggactaggatcaatcacattgaatgtgatggagatcagatgatctaagtgtaaattagaggcaaacgtatggccatggcatgACGTCTGAATTCGCggcgccgccacggccacgtccttttatgaaaagacactgtgcctcaaacgaagttagacccactagttatctgtcttctgacacactttcaagttgattgggtcaagagggtaaGAGAGGcaactttccaagtgaaaaagtgacttcctgttctgagggggcgtggctttgatgatgtcagcatatgaccccataggattgtcgggaacccgaaggtcctccttgctgccaactttggtgtgatttggaatttgtttgggaaagttattgcaatttttcactttcggcgcgaacgccaagttcgtgccccggccacgcccctaaacatggccaaaatctcacgattttgataacttttaatcccccatcccttaactgcatgtagaccaaatatgaacccgatagctcaaaatccctaggaggagttcgttaaagttcgaggtgagtaaaagtgaaaaacgggcaaaaatcggcctttgacccaaaatggccgacctcctgtgcattttagggcatacccccaagagactttttttcttgttttgaggtgctctagcattgtgccaaatttcacaTCTCTACGCCTTAcagttcggcctatctcacgtttgggggcgtggctaagtggtttgaccacgcccactgacgacgacattaaagaacgaAAATTTCACGCAGGGGACAATTTTGtgtaaaatttggtgagttttggggcatggcaaagtccccatattgcctcgccaaaagtccccggaaaaaagaataagaattcgagcgattacaataggcccttgcagttttcctgctcgggcctaataaagtcagtaaaaaggcactgtgatggactggtgacctgtccaatTGCcaaatgaccactggagataggcaccagccaccCCAATATCCCTCAATAATGGGTAGGGTCTTTTTTTGTATGAATTTATGAATCAGTGCAGCGCAGAATGCAGGTGATCATCCTGTGTCTCTGCCGATGTGTTAAGGAAGGCTTTGTTGTTTTAATAGTGGCCTGCAGCTTTTCTGAATTATTAGGTCCGGTGTCTCCAACCACCCTCTGGACAGTTTggaacactgagcaacagtccagtcctttttctGCAGATAAGGTGCGTTTAGTATTGGTTTGATACAAGAAATGTCACAGTTGTAGCCCACATCCTAGGTATATCTGTGTGTAGTGGTTCTTGGAACACTGTTTCCAGCCCCAGTCCATGCCTTGTGAATTTCCCCCAAAGCACTTAAAATGGCTCTGTTTCACAGTCCTGTCAAGGCTGCAGGCTCCTGTAGCTTCTGGTCATTTTTTTGTGCTGGAAACAGCACATTGAACTGGAAATCTGATCTAGAAATGAATTGTCTAAACGGGCCCATAGTGGTCTTTTTGTTGCCAATGGCAAGTGCCTGGTGTTCCCTTTTTAAGCTTTTGAAGCGTTCGCAGCTTTTTCTTTCCGGTGATTCTGTACAATTACATTGAAAGGACCAAGGTTGTAAGTCGGATCTGTTTCTTTAGTGTCAACCTTTGTTGAGTTTATTATTTCCACATTTCAGTTAGAAGTTGTATTTGTCACCTCCTATGTACAGAACAGAATGGTAATAACACAGCACAGTAGTCTTCTTTATTAAAATTCTTTTCTATTGttgattattttaaattgtttattttgatgaaCAGACAAGAGTTATTATACACCCAAGACTTCtgactttttccttccattcatcTTTCTGTTCATATTCTCTTTTATAACACTCTGAATAGACAACTTTATTTACAATGACCTTCCTTGTGCTGGGTTTCAATGACTGTCATCTGCACAACTGTTAAGTCAATGATCTTCCTTATGATTTTGTAGACCATAATACaacatttctttaataaaatccTTTTTCATTGGTCCTATATCATTTTATAATTTTCAGAGAATtgaaatgttgggttttcattaccTGTTAGCAATAATAATCAAAACTAGCAGAagtaaatgcttgaaatatatatCACTTTGTGTAGTAAATCAATATATtacagtttcactttttaattaaattacctAAATAGATAAtcatttcaataatattctaatttattgagatgcacatcTAGATTGCACCTTGCATTTCAAAAGGGTTCAAATAACCTTGATCACAGACAGCCtgtacattttcattttaaaaacgcATTTAATTGTCCTCTTTGATGCTCTgtctgttttcacaaataagagTACATTTTAACagtcgtactcgtactcgttgtcttcctcttatccgggaccgggtcgcgggggcagcagactcagcagagacacccagacgtccgtctccccagacacctcctccagcttctccggtgggagcccaaggcgttcccaggccaagaaggctgggtactccgcactaccgctcggcccgtaggccgaaacgacagtcggagacctgtccccaacccaaaggcgcagggatgcgaccctctcattcaCTGGGGTAAactccaacacgagacggctgagctgggggggcaacaagcaaacccaccccagcccgccgcctctccccgtgggccactccagagtagaagagagtccagcccctctcgagaagatgggttccagagcccacgctgtgcgtggaggtgagcccaactatttctagtcgatatctctcgacctcccgcacaagctcaggcaccttcccccccagtgaggtgatattccacgtccctagagccaacctaaacatccggggatcgggccgctgaggtctccaccttcgttcgCCACCTTTGTTCGCCACCTTTGTTCGCCACCTTTGTTCGCCACCTTTGTTCGCCACCTTCGTTCGCCACCTTCGTTCGCCACCTTCGTTCGCCACCTTCGTTCGCCACCCAATCCTCCCAtcctgggggatggcctcgcttctctcgttcgggcttggccctgccgggtcccgcgaggagcaacccggccaccaggcgctctccggcgagtcccgaccccaggtctggctccagggtgggaccccggctccggcGTAcagggcaacgtcacgtgcctcgctgtactagtcctcatgaaggattcttgaaccgctctttgtctgacccgtcacctagagcctgtttgccatgggagaccctaccaggggcatttaagccccagacaacgtagcctctaggatcatttgagcactcaaacccctccaccacgttaaggtggcggttcaaggaggggcattTTAACAGTCTAATatggaaaatgtttgtaaaacagACTGAAGGTAACAGTGAATTACCTGCAGTGTGTAGCTCAAAGGAAAAGCTTGTGCGacctaagaagaaaaaaaatggccATATTTCTGGTATAATGGCTATAATCAAGAGACCAAACGAGAAAGACCGAAAAATTAAACAGAATTGATTTGGCTAAATGGCAAAGCGTTTGACTCTGAGATCTAAAAAAGGGTAGATTTAGGGGCTAGGTGTAGATTTAGGGGCCGCTACAAAGCAGAATTGGCTAGCAGGGATCGAGATCCCTATGTTATAAATAAATAGCATACAactctttaattctgcttcTGAACACTATCTTgtagttaaaaaaacataaaaaaaaacagagtgtTGTACTTTCTTTAAACCTGAGTACAAAATTTGCAGCAGGAGAATAAATAGTTAGCAGATTCACTAAGGTTCTATCAGCAATGAGAACTCCATAGCAAATTATTGATTATTGTTACCATCTTTTAATGTATCTTTGCAAATTCAAAGAACAAACAGAAGGCTCctcttaacataaaaaaaaaacaagtttcaaTTACATGCAGTTTGTAGCTCTTGAGCAAGTCTATCAGTTTTCAATCACAAATCataatttctgatttttattggaGGCAGTTTGCTTCATTTTATGCTGAGGTTTCAATCAGGTGtccaaaataaagttaaattaagGTTTTACTTCAGACTACTTGTATGAATCAGGTAAATGTTCACTTTTTGGGTGATTCTCTAACAGTTTCCTCatgtttttctcctagacatgctCTGCCTCTCTTTACATCTCTGCTTAATGTGGTCTGTGCTTACGATCCGGTGGGCTACGGTATCCCCTACAACCACCTGCTGTTCGCAGACTaccgggagcagctggtggAGCAGGCTGTACAGATTCTTATTGTGACATTGGAGCACGATGGAGGGGTCCCCCGACCTGCTGCTTCTTCATCCAGCATAGAGGAACTAGAGGTATGACAAGAGAGCAAGACTGTCAACCTGTTGACaatgtttctttaattattttctcaaaaacaaaaaaaactcttgATCTGTGTGCAGAATGTTGGCCCTGAGAATCTCTTTGTCAATTACTTGTCAAGGATTCACAGAGAGGAGGTTTGTTTATTAGAATCAACATTTTTGGTCACATCCTTTCTCGTATTGAAAGTTATCTTTATGGGTCTCCATTGGTAGGACTTTGACTTTGTGCTGAAGGGCCTTGCTCGTCTGCTGACCAATCCTCTGACTCAGACATACCTCCCCCACTCCACCAAGAAAATCCACTTCCACCAAGAGCTGCTGGTGTTTTTCTGGAAACTCTGCGACTTCAACAAGGTTAAACAGAAGTTAAAGCAAGGTATTAGAGGTGTCTGTACTTTCATTAAGTAacacatttgtattttatgCTTCCCTCCACAGAAGTTCTTGTTTTTTGTCCTGAAGAGCAGTGATGTGCTGGATGTTCTTGTTCCGATACTTTATTACTTGAATGATGCCAGGGCTGATCAATGTAAGTCTTCTTTTTCGTTATATGGAACAGACTACTTTTGAACAATCGCACATAAACCTTTACTCCTAACTGTCTCATACCAAGTGGGTTTTATTGGCATCAAATCCACTTTAATCAGTCGGGACATGAtcaaatggaaattattttaatattaccaAAAATAACCTTGGCAGGCAAGAGGGAATTTACAATTTTTGAAAACTGCtatgaaaatgtattcatagcccttgaaccttttcccaTTTCCCTAAGATACAACCACAAAATTGTacatgttttattgggattttatgtagtaTGACAACACAATAATGCTTTATGATTTATTATGATACCTCTTTTTTCTCTGACACCCCTGAGTATGATGCAGTGCAATGTACTGCCTTTAGAAAGCAAGGACTCAGAGGTTTGtaagagaacatcagtgaacaaacggtacaatgaagaccaaggaagacagcagacaggtcagggataaagctgtgaagacatttaaagtagagttaagttataaaacaatttaccgagctttaaacatctcacagagctctgttcagttcatcatctgaaaatggaaagcatAAGGGATGACTGGAagcaagacatggctgtccacatAAACTAATGCCCACCAAGGAGAGCATAAATCAGAGAAGCATCCATAAGGCCCTGATTTATTTGGAAGAGATAAATTTAGATCAATCTGAAAATACCATCactgctgtaaaataaaatggtggcaggatcatctgatggggatgtttttcttcatcaggAACAGAGAACCTGATCAGacttaatgggaagatggatggaccaCAAACTGTTTGAGGATGCAAAAGATTTGACACTttgatggaggttcaccttctttCAGGACAAGCCtaagcatacagccagagctgcaatagaatagtttagatcaaagcatatttatgtgtcagAAAATTCAAGTCCAGACCTAATTTGGAAAGAgagtttcagatgtttttttaaacttatggTGTTCTTCCAAGCTGACTGAGcttaagttattttacaaagacGAATGGAGGGAAACAAACCTTTCTGCAGCTGTGCATAGCTGGTCATGATACACCctcaaagacttgcagctgtaacttcAGCGgaaggtggttctgcaaagtatcaaCTCAGGggcactgaatacaaatgaaactCCCAGATTTCTTTTACATTCCTGGAAACCATGTGTTATTTTCATCCACTTTACAATTTTACAGTGCTTTGTGTTGCTTTAttgcaaaaacacacataaGTACATTGGAAAAGGAGTTTGCAATGtcaaaatcagaaaaactttctaaattatttttgtgACAACCGCGCACAAAAGGACACGGAAGgctttatataaaaatatagattatatttaaattaaacttgcggaaaaaaacataaatctgtAGGCCATACTGTCGACGTTTCTGTACAAGAGAAGTATTTATGAAACCAGTTAAATGCCGCAATCCAAACCAAAGAATAACATCTTCTACATGATGGAATTAAATGGTTTATAGTGTGGGTGGGCTGTGGAGGGGTGAGTTAGGAGCCAGGATTTTATATGGTGCTTGTGAAGAAGTCAATACTGATCAGTCTTTgactaaaagtttatttttatccaaCACCTACACTGTAAAAGAAGTAAATCGAGTTGCTCTTAAAGTCTGATTAAAGAATGTTAGCAAATGTGAGAAAGTTCGAGGCATCTGAATACAGTTGCAAAGTCATAGAATGATAAGCTCTGTTAGCCATTTGGCCAATCAGTGGTCATACGGTTCAGGCTAATTAGAGTACACTGACTTTTAATGTGATGTGCTTTGGTTGCAGCTCGCGTTGGACTCATGCACATCGGCGTGTTTATTTTGCTCCTGCTGAGCGGTGAGAGGAACTTTGGTGTGCGCTTGAATAAGCCGTATTCTCTCCATGTTCCAATGGACATCCCGGTGTTCACAGGGACTCACGCAGATCTGCTTATAGTGGTGAGACAGGATACTTTTGCATGAAAACTACTGGAAATGTGAAGTCTCActgttgtttctctgtttgtgtTGTAGGTTTTTCATAAGATCATCACTACAGGACACCAGCGCCTCCAGCCTCTTTTTGACTGCCTGCTCACCATTATTGTAAATGGTGAattgtccttttttatttttctacaatcccttaacatttaaatgttttatgccACAAGTCATGAAGGAGTTCTTAAATATGTTTGAACAACATAAGAATATTCAAAGTATTGCATATTTTCTTCTTGTTGCAGTTTCCCCCTATTTGAAGAGTCTGTCCATGGTAGCTGCCAATAAACTACTCCACCTGCTGGAGGCTTTCTCCACAACCTGGTTTCTGTTCTCTGCTGCCCAGAATCATCACCTTGTCTTCTTTCTTCTTGAGGCTTTCAATAATATTATCCAGTACCAGTTTGATGGTAAGCTGGATCCATTCTGTggcattgttttaattttacccctgtttatttatgtaattcTTTTTATCTCACTACCAGGAAACTGCAATCTTGTCTATGCTATCATCCGCAAGCGCAATGTGTTCCACCAGCTGGCCAACCTGCCCTCTGACCCCGCTACAATCCAAAAGGCTTTGCAGAGGAAGAAGAAGTCACCAGACGTTATTTCTCGCACAAGCTCTCAAGAGACTGTGTCCATGGAGGGCTCCCACCCTGCGGTGCCAGCAGAACCGGGTACACTTAAGACCAGCCTAGTCGCTATACCAGGTACTCTCATTTCAACTAAATACTTTTGTTTCAGTCATTACATAATTAATGTATAAGCTTCCGTAGATATATGAGAAACAAACAATCCTTTGGCAGCtaaaacagttaaatgttttacaaacccCTTTTTGTAACAGCTGTTTTGAGGAAACAAGTTCCTGTTTTGAAAGCTGAATATTATCTCTGCTGTGCTAGAACAGCATCTGCTCAGGCATCATCCTTTGTATTGCATAAGGCACCAATTTGTTTAACCTGACGACATTGTTGGATTCCCATTTCCCTAATTTAGCCCCTGGATTTTTATGTTATCATTTGTTTAACTATAGTGGTGCTGAAAAAGATGC is a genomic window of Girardinichthys multiradiatus isolate DD_20200921_A chromosome X, DD_fGirMul_XY1, whole genome shotgun sequence containing:
- the LOC124862376 gene encoding protein HID1-like encodes the protein MGSSDSKLNFRKAVIQLTTKTQPVEATEDAFWDQFWADTTITVQDVFALVPAAEIRAVREESPSNLATLCYKAVEKLVQGAESGCSSEREKQVVLNCTCILTRILPYIFEDQDWRGFFWSTVPGAGHAGTDELDDDDGARPLAESLLMAIADLLFCPDFTVHSHRRGPDSVENMQSLDSCEYIWEAGVGFAQSPPLNYIHDLNRAELLRLLLTCFSEAMYLPPSPDNSVLNPWVTFFCSTENRHALPLFTSLLNVVCAYDPVGYGIPYNHLLFADYREQLVEQAVQILIVTLEHDGGVPRPAASSSSIEELENVGPENLFVNYLSRIHREEDFDFVLKGLARLLTNPLTQTYLPHSTKKIHFHQELLVFFWKLCDFNKKFLFFVLKSSDVLDVLVPILYYLNDARADQSRVGLMHIGVFILLLLSGERNFGVRLNKPYSLHVPMDIPVFTGTHADLLIVVFHKIITTGHQRLQPLFDCLLTIIVNVSPYLKSLSMVAANKLLHLLEAFSTTWFLFSAAQNHHLVFFLLEAFNNIIQYQFDGNCNLVYAIIRKRNVFHQLANLPSDPATIQKALQRKKKSPDVISRTSSQETVSMEGSHPAVPAEPGTLKTSLVAIPGIDKLTEKSQVSEDGTMVSVPKLDSPQTVHLDQSAAAGTSDTESNSGRDNEDVFYSEAEMERRRLSSASSTSIWAPTPEWILSWKCKLPLQTIMRLLQVLVPQVEKICIDKGLTDESEILKFLQHGTLVGLLPVPHPILIRKYQANAGTAMWFRTYMWGVVYLRNVDPPIWYDTDVRLFEIQRM